Proteins from one Armatimonadota bacterium genomic window:
- a CDS encoding HD-GYP domain-containing protein, translated as MENETSVPANEPFAARMRSQVSESVAKTSACVRNVALYGRFHPVVQELTESSSQALQAILDVNPRLVIMVSDSDLILDSFPLTDNTDAIRSFARLLWNAGIGELSFLCGITGEEILGLAEILSLSAQEIGLRGGIERELDQRGITHISIGGCVLPSEFREGTDPAQIYDEALMLIEEAMVAVQSGLSIRIPEIRAVVSDSLQSLMADESSLLALTNIRSYDRYLSEHSVNVSILSMVLARDLGIDTAGALELGVSAMLHDVGKVFISKDVVAKPGKLTEQEWEQMRRHPAEGARALAAMQNMPPLAPTVALEHHIYCDGAGYPALTTGQTPHLWSRLVAIVDTYDALTTDRPYRERWSAEEAIAWMLYETANRYDRQLLARFASRARLFPIGSIVKLTSGETAIIVGGTRMLPHRPRMRILEERDGALVPTEIVDLSQDADSHRSPIALAQPVEVLLRYTDRLLVHST; from the coding sequence ATGGAAAACGAGACAAGCGTCCCGGCAAATGAACCGTTTGCGGCGCGGATGCGTTCCCAGGTATCGGAGTCGGTTGCCAAGACCTCAGCTTGCGTTCGTAACGTCGCGCTGTACGGTCGCTTTCATCCAGTAGTTCAGGAACTCACGGAGTCGTCCAGCCAAGCGCTGCAGGCGATTCTCGACGTGAACCCGAGATTGGTGATAATGGTCTCAGATTCCGACCTTATACTGGACAGCTTCCCTCTTACTGATAACACCGATGCGATACGTTCATTCGCCAGACTCCTGTGGAACGCGGGCATCGGAGAGTTGAGCTTCCTGTGCGGCATAACCGGGGAGGAGATCCTGGGGCTCGCCGAGATTCTCAGCCTGAGCGCTCAGGAGATCGGGCTCCGCGGGGGAATCGAACGGGAATTGGATCAGAGGGGGATAACTCACATCTCCATCGGAGGATGCGTGTTGCCCAGCGAGTTCAGGGAGGGCACCGACCCGGCCCAGATATACGACGAGGCCCTCATGCTTATCGAGGAAGCAATGGTCGCCGTACAGTCCGGGCTCAGCATCAGAATCCCGGAGATCAGAGCGGTCGTCTCGGACTCCCTGCAGAGTCTTATGGCGGACGAGAGTTCGCTGCTGGCCCTCACGAACATAAGAAGCTACGATCGCTATCTGTCCGAGCACAGCGTAAACGTCAGCATTCTCTCGATGGTGCTCGCGCGAGACCTGGGAATTGACACTGCGGGCGCGCTGGAACTCGGTGTCTCGGCGATGCTCCACGACGTGGGCAAGGTCTTCATATCAAAGGATGTGGTGGCAAAGCCGGGCAAACTCACGGAGCAGGAATGGGAACAGATGCGCCGGCATCCGGCGGAGGGGGCGAGAGCGCTTGCGGCAATGCAGAACATGCCCCCGCTCGCGCCCACCGTTGCGCTCGAGCATCATATCTACTGCGACGGAGCGGGCTATCCCGCGCTCACAACCGGCCAGACACCGCACCTCTGGAGCCGCCTGGTCGCCATAGTGGACACCTACGATGCATTGACAACTGACAGGCCGTACCGTGAGAGATGGTCGGCTGAAGAGGCAATAGCATGGATGCTCTATGAGACCGCCAATCGGTACGACAGGCAACTGCTCGCGAGGTTCGCCTCGCGTGCCCGCCTCTTCCCGATCGGCTCCATTGTGAAGCTCACATCCGGCGAGACGGCGATCATAGTCGGAGGAACGCGCATGCTGCCCCATCGCCCACGGATGAGGATACTGGAAGAGCGCGACGGTGCGCTCGTGCCCACTGAGATTGTTGACCTCTCCCAAGATGCCGATTCACATCGCTCGCCTATCGCCCTCGCACAGCCGGTAGAAGTATTGCTTCGCTACACCGACAGGTTGCTGGTTCACAGCACCTGA